The Martelella endophytica genome contains the following window.
GCTTCTCGCCTGCGATATCGGCGAGCACCGCCTCGAGCGCATCGATATTCCCGTGAATATCGGCGATCGCGGCGACCCTCATCAGTCAGCTGCCGCGATAGGTGGAATAGGCGTGGGCCGAAAGCAGCAGCGGCACGTGGTAATGCGCGGTCACGTCGGCTATGGCGAAGCGCAGGGGGATGTCTTCGAGGAAGGCCGGCTCGCTGACGGTGGCGCCGATGCGCCGCAGATAGTCGCCGGCATGGAAGACGAGTTCATACTGGCCGGCTTCCAGATCGTCCGAAGTGACGATCGCGCCGCCATCGACCCGGCCGTCATCATTGGTGAAGACCGTCTTGATGAAGATCCGGTCGCGGCCCTTCAGC
Protein-coding sequences here:
- the uraH gene encoding hydroxyisourate hydrolase translates to MTGLTTHVLDTALGQPASDLKIDLYRLKGRDRIFIKTVFTNDDGRVDGGAIVTSDDLEAGQYELVFHAGDYLRRIGATVSEPAFLEDIPLRFAIADVTAHYHVPLLLSAHAYSTYRGS